The DNA sequence CCGGCCAGTAGTGCTCACCGCACTGGCCGCCGCGCTGGCCTTCATTCCGCTGACCCTGTCGGTGTTCTGGTCATCCCTGGCCTACGTGCTGATCGGCGGCGTGCTGGTCGGCACCCTGCTCACCCTGCTGTTCCTCCCCGCGCTCTGCACCCTGGTGCTGATGCGCCGCGAACGCCTGCCCGAAACCCCGAAAGGATCGCGCGGGCATCCTGCCATCCAACCATCGGGTAATACCATGAAGCTTCCCAGCCGTTCCGGCGTACTGCTTGCACTCTTGATCGTGCTCTGCGGCCTGGGAGAGATCTGCACCCAACTGCTGATCCCCAGCCTGCGCGATATAGAGGCGGGGCTCGGTGCCGCGCCTGGCACCTCCCTGACGGCATTGTCGGTGTTCGTCGGCGCCTTCGGCCTCGGGCAACTGTTCTTCGGGCCGCTGTCGGACCGCATCGGACGCAGGCCGCTGCTGCTCGCCGGCGTCGCCACCTATGTGCTCGCCTCCCTGTGGATGGTGTTTGCCGGAAGCATGCCCGAGTTCATTGGCGGCCGTGCTCTCCAGGGGCTGGGCGCCTGTGCTGCGCTGGTGGTGGCACGAAGCATCGTGCGCGATGTCTGGAAAGAGAAAGCAGGCCCCGTGGTGGCCATCACGGTGATCGGCATGCTCAGCGCGATCATGCTTTCGCCGGTGCTTGGCGGGCTGATTGCCACTCATGCCGGCGGCTGGCGCGCGGTAGTGGTCGCTACCGTATTGCTCGGCGCCACCGCACTGGTCGCCTCCCTGTTCTTCCGGGAAACCAACCTGCAGCCGGATCCGCAGGCGGGTCGTTTGAAGAAGCTCCTGGGCAACTACTCAGCGCTGCTCAAAGGCTCATCCTTGCGCAGCTTCGCCATTGCCATCGCCTGCACCTACGGCGCGATGTTCAGCTTTATCGCCGGCTCCTCGCGTGTGTTCGTCGGGCACCTCGGCCTGAGCCCGACCCAGTATGGCCTGGTCTTCGGTGGCATCGTTTCGGGGCTGATCGCCGGAGCGATCTTCACCAACCGCACCATCATGAAGTTCGGCCCGGAAAAAATCGTGACCATCGGCACCAGCCTGGTCGCGGTTGGCGCCTGCCTGGCCCTGGTGATCCATGAGTTCACCGGCCCGACGGTGGCCGGCCTGATGCTGCCGCAGGTGGTGCTGACACTGGGCGCGGGCATGGTCTTGCCGGGCTCGGTCGCCGGCGCCGTGATTCCCAACCCGACCCGCGCTGGGCTGGCGGCGGGCTTTATCGGCTTTGCGCAGATGGCCGGCGCGACGGTTTCCGGCCTGCTGCTCAGCCATTTGCAAGACGACACGGCCTTCCCGATGGTCGCTTTGAATAGCGCCTTCGCGGTGGCCGGCTTCCTGATCTTCCGGATCCTTCGCTCGCAGAAGGCGAAGGCAGCGCAGGTCGCGTTGGCGGAGTAATTAATGCGGCCGGAAAGTCAGCCAGATAAGTTCACTTCTTTCTGGGGTCATCCGCGGGATTGAGAAAATTGATACCCCACGGGCCGGTTCCATGGATCTGTACCACGGTTTCCTCCTCGGTGAATACATACATCGGCATGCCGACAGGCATGATCGTGATACCACCCGGCGTGTAGGCCCTGGCTTTGTCGCGGTCAAATTTGTCGCCGACTCCCAGGTTAAAAGTGCCGGAAATTACCGTGACACGTTCCACCACCGGGTGAGTATGGACACCTATTTTAGAGTTGGCAGGAAGCTTGAGCCGAAAGGTAAACGGAACGGCGGCTTTCAGGTCGCCTTCAATGACTACGATTTGGGCGCCAGGCGCGACCGATGGCGCATCAGACCATTTGAGATCAGAGGGTAGAACGGATATGTGGCCCGCCATGGATTGCTCAGCGCCCGTCACGGGAGACGTCATGAGTGCGGCGAGTGTGAATGCGCTTGACGCCACAAGGGCTCTGAGTTTGTACATTTTCTGCTCCTTTGGAATGGAACAATTGTTGCTCGGGCCATCACAATCCATTAAAGCTGCGATCGGCCCATAAACAAGGTGGCTTTCCTACTCAACTTCTTCGAACGTTCCCGTGCGCACGTCGCCGCTACGGACGTAGCGGGTGATCAGCACACCGCCAGGCGTGCTGGTCGAGTTCGCCAAAGTGAAGGCCGACGCTTGTGCGTTGTCGCCGAACAAGCGCTTGCCGCGTCCAAGTACGATGGGAAAAATCATAAGCCGAAGCTCGTCCACCAACCCGGCTGCAAGCAGTTGGCGCACCATATCGCCACTACCCTGCGTCAATAGGTGGGCGCCGCCCTGGTGCTTGAGCACGCGTATCGCCTCGGCAAAGTTGCCCTCCAACGCATGGCTGTTGTTCCAATCAAGCGTATCGGATCGATGGGTGGCCACGTACTTGGGCATGCTGTTGAACAGATCAGCGATGGCGCGGCTGTTTGAATCGGCCGATACAAGCGGCCAATATGCCGCGAATATGTCGTAGGTGCGACGCCCCAGCAGCAACTCGAACGGCTGCGAGAACAGGTCCTGTATGGCTTGGCCGAAGGCTTCGTCGGCGTAGGGCACTATCCAGCCACCAAAGCGGAACTCGCCGCTGGGATCTTCTTCAGGCCCGCCGGGCGCTTGAATAACGCCATCCAGACTAATGAAAGCGGCAACGATGAGCTTGCGCATACTCGTCTCCAGATTCGTCTTCGTGAAAGTTCTCGTACAGGAAACGCCTACGATCACTGCGAGCAATCAGGTTCATTCCCTGAAGGATAGTCGAACGAGACTTTGCGAAATCGACAGTGCGAGGGGGCTGTCTGATCGTGGTCGGCAGCAGTCGACCCATTGCGGCCGGTAAGCATCAATCCGCTTAGGTTCCTAACCGATTAAAGCCCAAGGGGAATTCACACCCCTCTTGATTCCATCTATTCTAAGTTGGAGCTGATATCATTCAAGAATCTACAATCCGAGTAAAAAAATGAATCGTCAAAAAAAAATAAAGCAGTTATTAAAAGCTCACGCCAAAAAAGTCAGTGCCAAATTGGCACCGAAAAGCAAGTCTAAATACATTAGTAAAGCTGACCGATTGAAACTAGCAGCTGAATCCAGTCACGACTCAAACATTCCCTCTGA is a window from the Pseudomonas sp. LS1212 genome containing:
- a CDS encoding multidrug effflux MFS transporter: MKLPSRSGVLLALLIVLCGLGEICTQLLIPSLRDIEAGLGAAPGTSLTALSVFVGAFGLGQLFFGPLSDRIGRRPLLLAGVATYVLASLWMVFAGSMPEFIGGRALQGLGACAALVVARSIVRDVWKEKAGPVVAITVIGMLSAIMLSPVLGGLIATHAGGWRAVVVATVLLGATALVASLFFRETNLQPDPQAGRLKKLLGNYSALLKGSSLRSFAIAIACTYGAMFSFIAGSSRVFVGHLGLSPTQYGLVFGGIVSGLIAGAIFTNRTIMKFGPEKIVTIGTSLVAVGACLALVIHEFTGPTVAGLMLPQVVLTLGAGMVLPGSVAGAVIPNPTRAGLAAGFIGFAQMAGATVSGLLLSHLQDDTAFPMVALNSAFAVAGFLIFRILRSQKAKAAQVALAE
- a CDS encoding DUF2986 domain-containing protein; translated protein: MNRQKKIKQLLKAHAKKVSAKLAPKSKSKYISKADRLKLAAESSHDSNIPSE
- a CDS encoding dihydrofolate reductase family protein: MRKLIVAAFISLDGVIQAPGGPEEDPSGEFRFGGWIVPYADEAFGQAIQDLFSQPFELLLGRRTYDIFAAYWPLVSADSNSRAIADLFNSMPKYVATHRSDTLDWNNSHALEGNFAEAIRVLKHQGGAHLLTQGSGDMVRQLLAAGLVDELRLMIFPIVLGRGKRLFGDNAQASAFTLANSTSTPGGVLITRYVRSGDVRTGTFEEVE
- a CDS encoding cupin domain-containing protein; translation: MYKLRALVASSAFTLAALMTSPVTGAEQSMAGHISVLPSDLKWSDAPSVAPGAQIVVIEGDLKAAVPFTFRLKLPANSKIGVHTHPVVERVTVISGTFNLGVGDKFDRDKARAYTPGGITIMPVGMPMYVFTEEETVVQIHGTGPWGINFLNPADDPRKK